Proteins encoded within one genomic window of uncultured Draconibacterium sp.:
- a CDS encoding AMP-binding protein produces MKTIVALFETAVANYPDNPYLWEKSKGEYRPTTYKETREKVLNLAAGLIQLGFKKSDRAALVADGRNDWIISELGMLYAGGINVPLSIRLQNNELAFRIKHSGSKYIFVSKLHAEKVEAIRNELPELEKVIYIDGKENPGENDINYEELVAAGAKFRKENTELTEQIWKGIEPNDVANISYTSGTTADPKGIMLTHLNYAANVVQSNSLLDLQSDWITLAILPWDHAFAHTTCLYVFMYKGASIASVEIGNSPMETLRNIPKNIQEIKPTLMMSVPAYSKTFRKNIEAGIRKKGEFLYKIFQFALKVAYAHNGYGNNRGKGWRFFLKPLYWLFDQILFAKVRDGFGGNLKFFIGGGALLDVELQRFFYAVGLPICQGYGLTEAAPVISSNVPHDVVFGSSGKLVKNLEIKIIDDDGNEMPTGQKGEIAVKGDNVMLGYWNNPTATNDTLIDGWLHTGDMGYMGKDGFLYVLGRFKSLLIGNDGEKYSPEGIEEALVDQSPYIQQIMLYNNQNPYTIGMVVPDMEAINRELKNRDIEKSSDEAAIVAIEIIQKEINEYKKGGKYEGEFPERWLPTTISILPEAFTTENKMLNATMKMVRDKVTAYFAKELEFLYTTEAKNNVNPMNIEAVKNWLK; encoded by the coding sequence ATGAAAACCATTGTTGCGCTATTTGAAACCGCTGTTGCCAACTACCCTGACAATCCGTATCTCTGGGAAAAATCAAAAGGTGAATACAGGCCTACTACCTATAAAGAAACCCGCGAAAAAGTACTAAATCTGGCAGCAGGACTGATTCAATTGGGCTTCAAAAAAAGCGACCGGGCTGCATTAGTTGCAGATGGCCGCAACGATTGGATTATTAGCGAATTGGGTATGTTGTACGCCGGAGGAATAAATGTTCCGCTTTCCATTCGGTTACAAAATAACGAGCTGGCATTCCGCATAAAACACAGCGGAAGTAAATACATTTTTGTATCGAAATTACATGCCGAAAAAGTAGAAGCAATTCGCAACGAACTACCTGAACTGGAAAAAGTAATTTACATTGATGGCAAAGAAAATCCGGGAGAAAATGACATTAACTATGAGGAGTTGGTTGCTGCCGGAGCTAAATTCAGAAAAGAAAATACTGAGCTGACAGAACAAATATGGAAAGGAATTGAGCCAAACGATGTAGCCAACATTTCTTACACTTCGGGAACTACAGCCGATCCGAAGGGGATTATGCTAACACACCTGAATTATGCAGCAAATGTTGTACAATCGAACTCACTTCTTGATTTACAATCCGACTGGATAACGCTCGCTATTTTGCCGTGGGATCACGCATTTGCGCACACAACCTGTTTGTACGTATTTATGTACAAAGGTGCCAGTATTGCATCTGTTGAGATTGGAAATTCGCCAATGGAAACCCTTCGAAATATTCCCAAAAACATCCAGGAGATTAAGCCGACACTAATGATGAGTGTACCTGCTTACTCAAAAACATTCAGGAAAAATATTGAAGCGGGTATTCGCAAAAAAGGTGAATTCCTGTATAAAATATTCCAGTTTGCATTGAAAGTAGCATACGCACACAACGGCTATGGCAATAACCGTGGCAAGGGTTGGCGATTCTTTCTTAAACCACTTTATTGGCTTTTCGATCAGATTCTGTTTGCAAAAGTACGCGATGGTTTTGGTGGCAACCTGAAATTCTTTATCGGCGGCGGTGCTTTATTAGATGTGGAGCTACAACGATTCTTTTATGCTGTTGGATTGCCCATTTGCCAGGGTTATGGTCTTACCGAGGCTGCTCCCGTAATTTCATCAAATGTGCCGCACGACGTTGTTTTTGGTTCTTCAGGAAAATTGGTAAAAAACCTTGAAATCAAGATCATCGATGATGATGGAAACGAAATGCCAACCGGGCAGAAAGGCGAAATTGCCGTAAAAGGCGATAATGTAATGTTAGGTTACTGGAACAATCCAACGGCAACTAACGACACCCTTATTGACGGCTGGTTACACACCGGCGATATGGGCTACATGGGAAAAGATGGTTTCCTTTATGTACTCGGGCGTTTTAAGAGCCTGCTGATTGGCAATGATGGTGAAAAATATAGTCCTGAAGGTATTGAAGAGGCACTCGTTGATCAATCGCCATACATTCAGCAGATAATGTTGTATAACAACCAAAATCCATACACTATTGGAATGGTAGTTCCCGATATGGAAGCCATTAACCGCGAGCTAAAAAACCGTGATATCGAAAAAAGCAGCGACGAAGCGGCAATAGTAGCAATTGAGATTATTCAGAAAGAAATCAATGAATACAAAAAAGGAGGAAAGTACGAAGGAGAATTCCCTGAGCGTTGGCTACCGACAACGATATCAATTTTACCAGAGGCATTTACCACCGAAAACAAAATGCTGAATGCCACCATGAAAATGGTACGCGACAAGGTAACGGCTTACTTTGCCAAGGAGCTGGAGTTTTTATATACGACTGAAGCCAAAAACAACGTTAACCCAATGAATATTGAGGCTGTAAAAAACTGGCTGAAATAG